The following proteins come from a genomic window of Maribacter sp. HTCC2170:
- a CDS encoding YfhO family protein has product MKLGLKAFYTHFFVLVLFIITALAYFNPVLQGKVIEQSDIRQYTGMAKEQNNFRKKTAEEPYWTNSAFGGMPTYQLGAYYPHDYVKKLDRLIRFLPRPADYLFIYFLGFYILLCCLKVDYRLAALGALAFGFSTYLIIILGVGHNAKAHALAYMPMLLGGIVLTFRGKYLWGFVLSALAMALEVGANHYQMTYYFMLLVLILGIVYLVYAVRENKLKNFFTSVGLLIVAVVLGIAANATSLMATKEYADWSTRGKSQLTINPDGSTKSDTKGLSKDYITQYSYGVVESLNIFVPRLFGGSNGENLGENSKTYDFLIDQGISRSQALDFSRSLPLYWGNQPGTAGPAYIGAIVFFLFILGLILVRGRAKWWLLGGVIMSLILSWGKNFNLLTDFMIDYFPLYNKFRAVSSIQVILELCAPILAILALKVLVDSSVKSSKKIKALKISFFTVLGTGIALLLLKSIFSFESFSDGTLKQYYGDEILSLIQLDRKAVYTNDLFRTLIFVALSAGVIWLFLKEKLKENVLVLVLGVLIVVDLVGVDRRYVNKDNFVSKRKMTQPFPETPSVKQILQDESVYRVYDPQEGLNGASTSFYHKSIGGYHAAKPGAIQDLFDFYIYKGKIEILNMLNVKYVIQRDEEGRSAPSMNPNANGNAWFVNRLVEVKSADEEIRALDSLDVKNEAVVNTARFTNINRFNFHTDSLAIVSLTDYKPNHLTYRASNPNAGVLIFSEMYYENGWNAYIDGQLKDHFKVNYALRALRVSGGDHTIEFKFEPEVVKKGSQITLASSIVLGLIVLIGLGFSLKSTPKKEDDE; this is encoded by the coding sequence ATGAAGTTAGGTTTAAAAGCATTTTACACCCATTTTTTTGTTCTTGTTCTTTTCATAATAACTGCCTTGGCCTACTTCAATCCGGTACTTCAAGGTAAGGTCATTGAACAATCTGATATTCGCCAATATACAGGTATGGCGAAGGAACAAAATAACTTTCGCAAGAAAACTGCCGAGGAGCCATATTGGACGAACAGTGCTTTTGGAGGTATGCCCACATACCAGCTCGGTGCCTATTACCCTCATGATTATGTTAAGAAACTTGACAGATTAATTCGTTTTCTACCAAGACCTGCAGATTATCTTTTTATATATTTTCTTGGTTTTTATATTCTACTTTGTTGCTTAAAAGTAGATTATAGGTTGGCCGCTCTTGGAGCTTTGGCTTTCGGTTTTTCCACCTATTTGATAATTATTTTAGGTGTTGGTCATAATGCAAAGGCCCATGCTTTAGCATATATGCCTATGCTTTTGGGGGGAATTGTTTTGACATTCAGGGGTAAATATCTTTGGGGGTTTGTTCTGTCGGCACTTGCTATGGCATTAGAAGTTGGTGCTAATCATTATCAAATGACCTACTATTTTATGCTCTTGGTATTAATATTGGGAATCGTCTATTTGGTATATGCCGTCCGTGAGAATAAGTTAAAGAATTTCTTTACCTCGGTTGGGTTGCTGATTGTAGCAGTGGTTTTGGGCATTGCTGCCAATGCCACAAGTTTAATGGCCACTAAGGAATATGCCGATTGGAGCACACGAGGAAAATCACAGTTGACCATTAACCCTGATGGTTCAACAAAATCAGATACAAAAGGATTGAGTAAAGACTATATTACCCAATATAGTTACGGGGTTGTAGAATCTTTGAACATATTTGTGCCTCGTCTTTTCGGTGGCTCAAACGGGGAAAATTTGGGAGAGAATTCCAAAACTTATGACTTTCTTATTGATCAAGGCATTTCTCGAAGTCAGGCTTTAGACTTCTCTAGGAGTTTGCCGCTTTACTGGGGTAATCAACCCGGAACCGCAGGACCGGCCTATATAGGAGCCATTGTCTTTTTCCTTTTTATTCTTGGATTGATACTGGTGCGGGGTAGAGCTAAATGGTGGCTTTTAGGTGGTGTAATTATGTCACTCATTTTATCTTGGGGTAAAAATTTCAATTTGTTGACAGATTTCATGATTGACTATTTTCCACTTTACAATAAGTTTAGGGCCGTTTCTTCCATCCAAGTAATTCTGGAGCTCTGTGCCCCAATTTTGGCCATTTTGGCCTTAAAAGTATTGGTGGACTCTTCGGTGAAGAGTAGCAAAAAAATAAAAGCCTTGAAGATTTCCTTTTTTACGGTATTGGGCACTGGTATTGCTCTGCTTCTATTAAAAAGTATTTTTAGTTTCGAGAGCTTTTCAGACGGTACATTAAAGCAATATTACGGTGATGAAATTCTTTCATTGATTCAGTTGGATAGAAAGGCGGTCTATACAAATGACCTTTTTAGGACTTTGATTTTTGTTGCGTTGTCTGCTGGGGTTATTTGGTTGTTTTTAAAAGAAAAATTGAAGGAGAATGTTCTTGTCCTTGTTTTGGGAGTATTGATTGTTGTTGATTTGGTTGGTGTGGATAGACGTTATGTGAATAAAGACAATTTTGTCTCTAAACGCAAAATGACACAGCCTTTTCCAGAAACTCCTTCAGTTAAACAAATATTGCAGGATGAAAGTGTTTATAGGGTCTATGATCCTCAAGAAGGGCTTAATGGAGCCAGTACTTCATTCTATCATAAATCAATTGGGGGGTATCATGCGGCCAAACCCGGCGCAATACAAGATTTATTCGATTTCTATATTTACAAGGGTAAGATAGAGATTTTGAACATGCTTAATGTTAAGTATGTGATTCAAAGAGATGAAGAGGGTAGAAGTGCACCATCAATGAATCCCAACGCAAATGGTAATGCGTGGTTTGTTAATAGATTGGTTGAAGTCAAGTCTGCTGATGAAGAAATTAGGGCATTGGATAGTCTAGACGTCAAAAATGAAGCTGTTGTAAATACTGCTCGTTTTACCAATATCAATAGATTTAATTTTCATACTGATTCTTTAGCGATTGTTAGTTTAACGGATTACAAACCTAACCATTTGACTTATAGAGCGTCTAACCCCAACGCAGGGGTGTTGATCTTTTCTGAAATGTATTATGAAAATGGATGGAACGCATATATAGATGGACAGTTGAAGGATCATTTTAAAGTGAACTATGCACTTCGTGCCTTAAGAGTTTCAGGGGGAGACCATACCATTGAGTTCAAGTTTGAGCCAGAAGTTGTAAAAAAAGGGAGCCAGATAACATTAGCAAGTTCAATAGTTCTTGGCTTAATTGTTTTAATCGGATTAGGGTTTTCCTTAAAATCAACTCCTAAAAAAGAGGATGACGAATGA
- a CDS encoding DUF4834 family protein codes for MAFLKTILIILLVYYLLKILARWFAPKIFSYAAKKTEERFRENFGGFSNQPNVDDEQIGDVIIDKKPTKQNNPSKKVGEYIEFEELD; via the coding sequence ATGGCTTTTCTTAAAACGATTTTAATAATTCTATTGGTATATTATCTGCTAAAAATTTTAGCTAGGTGGTTTGCTCCTAAGATATTTAGTTATGCCGCCAAGAAAACCGAGGAAAGATTCCGGGAGAATTTTGGAGGATTTTCCAACCAGCCAAATGTTGATGACGAACAAATTGGAGATGTAATTATTGATAAGAAACCAACCAAGCAAAATAACCCTTCAAAAAAAGTTGGTGAATACATAGAATTTGAGGAACTAGATTGA
- a CDS encoding transporter, protein MGGYFELKKIKHFALIILFVVPFLGVSQYTDVINSNRPGLSVSAYAIGKNVLQLETGIFYEQQDHSVLNTQSNILGTDISLRYGLLFEQLEINWEGTFQNHNITFTDFDTNDSWTDFYRNRIGLKFLIYDRYKEDKPNLYSWRANNVFQLKNLIPSVSLYAGANFVMGDNPYYVGDPTVSPRVMVATQSRVTPRFVFISNLAYDRIGSDFPEMSYLISLSHAFRNPKWSVFVENQGIKSDRYSDILLRGGVVHLFDENLQADINLGASFKDTPSRIFISAGASYRFDFHKDKPKAIEDQNSDQNGGEIKKNTMKKKKKRNKSKGSGAEDIDLGPTKKQLRKLKKAQKKNNG, encoded by the coding sequence ATGGGCGGTTATTTTGAATTGAAAAAAATTAAGCATTTTGCTTTAATAATACTCTTCGTAGTTCCTTTTTTAGGAGTATCCCAATATACCGATGTTATTAATTCAAATAGACCTGGATTATCTGTAAGCGCATATGCCATAGGTAAAAATGTACTACAATTGGAAACAGGAATATTCTATGAACAACAAGATCATAGTGTATTGAATACACAGAGCAATATACTAGGTACCGATATTTCACTTCGATACGGCTTGTTGTTCGAGCAACTTGAAATTAATTGGGAAGGCACTTTCCAAAACCATAATATAACATTCACAGATTTTGACACAAATGATTCATGGACTGATTTTTACAGAAATAGAATAGGACTTAAGTTCTTGATTTATGACCGTTACAAAGAAGATAAACCAAACCTATATAGCTGGAGAGCTAACAATGTATTTCAACTTAAGAACCTGATTCCATCAGTGTCTTTATACGCAGGGGCAAATTTTGTAATGGGTGATAATCCATATTATGTTGGTGACCCTACTGTTTCTCCCCGTGTAATGGTTGCCACGCAGAGTCGCGTTACTCCTAGATTTGTGTTTATTTCAAATTTGGCCTATGATCGCATTGGAAGCGATTTTCCTGAAATGAGTTATCTTATTTCTTTATCACATGCCTTTAGGAATCCTAAATGGAGTGTTTTTGTTGAAAACCAGGGGATAAAGAGTGATCGCTATTCTGATATACTTTTAAGGGGTGGTGTTGTCCATTTATTTGATGAAAACCTTCAAGCAGACATTAATTTAGGCGCCAGCTTCAAGGATACGCCTTCTAGGATTTTTATCAGTGCAGGAGCATCTTATAGATTTGATTTCCATAAGGATAAGCCAAAGGCTATAGAAGATCAGAATTCAGACCAAAATGGTGGTGAAATCAAGAAAAACACCATGAAAAAAAAGAAGAAAAGGAATAAAAGCAAAGGCTCCGGTGCTGAAGATATTGATTTAGGTCCGACAAAAAAACAACTTCGTAAGCTCAAAAAAGCACAAAAGAAAAATAATGGCTGA